One genomic region from Neoarius graeffei isolate fNeoGra1 chromosome 4, fNeoGra1.pri, whole genome shotgun sequence encodes:
- the tcf23 gene encoding transcription factor 23 — MTDTTLAEDLAGEKGEMGGRHQTLRWTQPCMRQAVRREPKKWPRSGPGVQAKASKTQNSPENAARERSRVRNLRQAFQSLQAALPSVPPDTKLSKLDVLVLATNYIAQLTETLDQGGAVCDHPVLQRAEGYLHPVKKWPMRCLLYCGNIGERLTGANPSQECHTPNSTAEVQAD; from the exons ATGACAGACACGACGCTGGCGGAGGATTTGGCTGGGGAGAAGGGGGAGATGGGAGGGAGACATCAGACTCTGAGATGGACACAGCCATGCATGAGACAGGCCGTGCGCCGAGAGCCAAAGAAGTGG CCAAGATCTGGGCCTGGAGTACAAGCCAAAGCATCAAAGACACAAAATTCCCCTGAAAACGCAGCGAGGGAGAGGAGCCGAGTGCGAAACCTGCGCCAGGCATTCCAGAGCCTCCAGGCCGCCTTGCCATCGGTTCCTCCGGACACAAAGCTCTCCAAGCTGGACGTTCTGGTCCTGGCTACCAATTACATCGCACAACTCACTGAGACGCTAGACCAGGGAGGAGCGGTGTGTGATCATCCCGTGCTACAGAGAGCTGAAGGCTACCTGCACCCTGTGAAG AAGTGGCCTATGCGCTGTCTGCTGTACTGTGGGAACATTGGCGAGCGACTAACAGGAGCAAACCCCAGTCAGGAGTGTCATACACCCAACAGCACAGCTGAGGTCCAAGCAGACTGA